A stretch of Imperialibacter roseus DNA encodes these proteins:
- the sppA gene encoding signal peptide peptidase SppA has protein sequence MAFLRNLLATILGLFIFSFLGILVIMGIIGAVSSSSDEVVEVKDNSVLYLPLGGILSERTPEDPLQEFFPNSGPSYIGVLDLLKVIKSAKTDDKIKGIYIEHGYLSGGFASLKEVRDALLDFKSSGKFIYSYGNYISEGDYYIGSVADELYVNPQGSLEFNGFSANISFFKGTLDKLEIEPLVFRVGEFKSAIEPFIRKDMSPENELQINSFLNSAHDTFLADIAEARNIPAEKLKEISSQMKVRRVADAVDYGLATKVAYEDEMKTLLKIKLGIEESADITFISWKKYKKSISPEEISKNRIAVIVAEGEILMGEGEDGQIGAEKFAREIRNARESDRIKAVVLRINSPGGSLTGSDIIWREIMLTKEKKPIIASMGDYAASGGYYLSMPCDTIVAQPNTITGSIGIFGMMFNMEKFLENKLGITFDVVKTGEYSDIMTVTRSLSDFEKQIIQDGVNEGYETFTSKAAEARHLPIEKLKELAGGRVWTGIQAHELGLVDLLGSFDDAVKIAADKAELGDDYLLSFYPKQKNFFEEMFSSASDELEARSIKNNYGMLAPYVKEIRDLQHYEGIQARMPYSFEIK, from the coding sequence ATGGCCTTTCTTCGAAATTTGTTAGCCACTATCCTTGGCCTTTTTATCTTCAGTTTTCTGGGTATTTTGGTCATCATGGGTATTATAGGTGCGGTGTCAAGTAGCTCCGATGAAGTAGTTGAAGTGAAAGATAATTCAGTGCTCTACCTGCCTTTAGGTGGTATTTTAAGTGAACGCACTCCCGAAGATCCGCTACAGGAATTTTTCCCCAATAGTGGCCCCAGTTACATCGGCGTGCTTGATCTGTTGAAAGTCATAAAGAGTGCAAAAACAGACGATAAAATTAAAGGCATATACATTGAGCATGGCTACCTGTCGGGAGGCTTTGCCAGTCTGAAAGAGGTCAGAGATGCCCTTTTGGATTTCAAATCATCGGGAAAGTTTATCTACTCATACGGAAACTACATTTCAGAAGGCGACTACTATATCGGGTCAGTGGCTGACGAGCTCTACGTTAACCCGCAGGGGTCACTTGAATTTAATGGTTTCAGCGCCAATATTTCGTTTTTTAAGGGAACACTTGACAAGCTGGAAATTGAGCCGCTGGTGTTTAGGGTAGGGGAGTTCAAGTCGGCCATCGAGCCTTTTATTCGCAAGGACATGAGCCCTGAAAACGAACTTCAGATCAACTCCTTTTTAAACTCCGCTCACGATACTTTTCTTGCAGATATTGCCGAAGCAAGAAACATCCCCGCTGAGAAACTGAAAGAAATTTCGTCGCAAATGAAGGTGCGGCGAGTGGCTGATGCTGTTGACTACGGCCTGGCCACCAAAGTAGCTTACGAAGATGAAATGAAGACCCTGCTCAAGATAAAACTTGGAATAGAGGAGAGCGCTGATATTACATTCATTTCATGGAAGAAGTATAAAAAGTCAATTTCGCCGGAAGAAATTTCCAAGAACAGGATTGCAGTAATTGTGGCCGAAGGTGAGATTTTGATGGGAGAGGGTGAAGATGGCCAAATTGGAGCCGAGAAATTTGCCCGGGAAATAAGAAACGCCCGGGAAAGCGATAGAATAAAGGCCGTGGTGTTGCGCATTAATTCTCCTGGAGGAAGCCTTACCGGTTCCGATATTATTTGGAGGGAAATAATGCTTACCAAAGAAAAGAAACCTATCATTGCCTCCATGGGCGATTATGCAGCATCAGGTGGTTACTATCTTTCCATGCCGTGCGACACCATCGTGGCTCAGCCCAATACTATCACTGGTTCGATAGGCATTTTCGGCATGATGTTCAACATGGAGAAGTTTCTTGAAAACAAGCTGGGTATTACTTTCGATGTGGTAAAAACAGGCGAATATTCAGATATAATGACTGTGACAAGGTCTTTGAGTGATTTTGAGAAACAAATTATCCAGGACGGTGTGAACGAAGGCTATGAAACCTTTACCTCGAAGGCGGCAGAAGCGAGACACTTACCGATAGAAAAGCTGAAGGAGTTAGCCGGTGGAAGAGTTTGGACGGGCATTCAGGCCCATGAGCTTGGCCTGGTTGACCTGCTGGGAAGTTTTGACGACGCAGTCAAAATTGCTGCTGACAAGGCTGAGCTGGGCGACGATTACCTGCTAAGTTTTTACCCTAAGCAGAAAAACTTCTTTGAGGAGATGTTCTCAAGTGCTTCTGACGAATTGGAAGCCAGGTCTATCAAAAATAACTACGGTATGCTTGCCCCTTATGTGAAAGAAATTAGAGATTTGCAGCACTATGAGGGCATTCAGGCACGCATGCCCTATTCATTTGAAATTAAATAA
- the folK gene encoding 2-amino-4-hydroxy-6-hydroxymethyldihydropteridine diphosphokinase — MGIFLLLGSNQGDRLATLLEAGRMINERIGQMVRSSSIYATQAWGQTEQADFLNQVIEIESSLRAEEVLHQALEIEKHLGRQRIEKWGPRVIDIDILYVGNEVIKTDNLVVPHPQIPFRRFTLAPLTEIAPEFIHPTLGKNQAQLLSECADPLEVTKLSDATAAT, encoded by the coding sequence ATGGGCATTTTCCTTTTACTTGGTTCCAACCAGGGCGATCGTTTGGCTACCCTTTTGGAGGCAGGCCGAATGATAAACGAGCGAATAGGGCAGATGGTTCGAAGTTCGTCGATTTACGCTACCCAGGCGTGGGGCCAGACTGAGCAGGCCGATTTTCTTAACCAGGTGATTGAGATTGAAAGTAGCTTACGGGCTGAGGAGGTCTTGCATCAAGCGCTGGAAATTGAAAAGCACCTGGGGCGACAGCGGATAGAAAAATGGGGGCCAAGGGTCATCGATATCGATATTTTGTACGTTGGCAATGAAGTTATCAAAACAGATAACCTGGTTGTGCCTCACCCCCAAATTCCCTTCAGGAGGTTTACGCTTGCGCCATTGACCGAGATTGCGCCGGAATTTATTCACCCAACTTTAGGTAAAAATCAAGCACAACTACTCAGTGAATGTGCCGACCCATTGGAGGTAACAAAGTTATCAGACGCCACCGCCGCCACATAA
- a CDS encoding sulfite exporter TauE/SafE family protein has product MEYYEYLLIVAVGFIAGFVNTVAGGGSLLSLPVLIFLGLPPSVANATNRVAIMGQNIFSVAGFQSKGVSARPYSWWLAGSSLIGGAIGAWFAVEIDADLFNRILAIIMVLVVLSIIFDSVFKKKSNGEKLDFMHQLWGVIAFFFIGIYGGFIQAGVGFLTIAALTHINGFSLVKANFVKVFAALIYTGSALLVFIIEDKVNWTLGLVLAVGNSAGGWIASRWSVEKGDKVIRIFLVITVIALAIKLWFFT; this is encoded by the coding sequence ATGGAATATTACGAATATTTGCTCATTGTGGCAGTCGGGTTTATTGCTGGCTTTGTCAACACCGTGGCGGGCGGAGGATCATTGCTGTCATTGCCAGTTTTGATTTTCCTTGGGCTGCCACCTTCGGTTGCCAATGCTACCAATCGGGTAGCCATCATGGGGCAAAACATCTTTTCGGTAGCCGGCTTTCAGAGCAAGGGCGTGTCGGCCCGGCCCTATTCCTGGTGGTTGGCAGGCTCATCTCTGATAGGTGGTGCCATTGGTGCGTGGTTCGCCGTAGAGATTGATGCCGATCTTTTTAACCGCATCCTGGCCATCATCATGGTGCTCGTGGTGCTATCGATCATTTTCGACTCTGTTTTCAAAAAGAAGTCGAATGGGGAAAAGCTGGATTTCATGCATCAATTATGGGGAGTCATCGCTTTCTTTTTCATTGGCATCTACGGGGGGTTCATTCAGGCTGGCGTTGGTTTTCTTACCATCGCCGCACTCACTCACATCAACGGATTTTCGTTGGTTAAAGCCAACTTCGTGAAAGTATTTGCTGCATTGATCTATACCGGATCGGCACTATTGGTTTTCATCATCGAAGACAAGGTAAACTGGACACTGGGGCTCGTACTGGCAGTTGGCAACAGTGCTGGTGGATGGATTGCCAGCCGATGGTCAGTGGAGAAAGGCGACAAAGTGATTCGCATCTTCCTCGTGATTACCGTAATTGCATTGGCCATTAAACTTTGGTTTTTTACCTGA
- a CDS encoding aminotransferase class V-fold PLP-dependent enzyme codes for MIADKKGIRSQYPLLHNCTYLNTANAGAMSQATLQKGTDYLTEFAQYASQKLPLWMGEMEETRKLFAELLNASSEEIGLTWDTSYGISWVQQMLPPDLELVLVKHDFPSVTLPWIHHNRKIHWIDWDMKSHIDLKAIEKALSGKPKVLVISHVQYTNGYRVDLEAISAICQKHGAFLIVDAIQSLGVIPIDLQKIHIDVLAASSYKWLTSGYGAGMIYINKNSTKRLQQGALGPGSMTDFLKDPIPAENLKHPPQSLEAGHPKPLLILMQGQALKELKAIGWQNIYEELKVLSAKLHSAITEGGFTPMAPRDEKSWSGIVSFECDKSLHQKLTDEKIITTYRPNYLRAAVHFYNEEGEIDKFRKVLPT; via the coding sequence ATGATCGCAGACAAAAAAGGCATTCGCTCTCAATATCCCCTTCTTCACAACTGCACCTACCTGAATACGGCTAATGCCGGTGCCATGAGTCAGGCAACGCTCCAAAAGGGAACCGACTACCTTACAGAATTCGCACAGTATGCCAGCCAAAAGCTTCCGCTGTGGATGGGTGAGATGGAAGAAACAAGGAAACTGTTTGCGGAACTTCTGAATGCCTCAAGCGAAGAAATAGGCCTTACGTGGGATACGTCGTACGGTATTTCCTGGGTGCAGCAAATGCTGCCACCTGATCTGGAACTGGTTTTAGTGAAGCACGATTTTCCTTCGGTGACGCTACCATGGATTCACCACAACCGGAAAATTCACTGGATTGACTGGGACATGAAAAGCCACATTGATTTGAAAGCCATTGAAAAAGCGCTTTCTGGCAAGCCCAAGGTACTGGTGATCAGCCATGTGCAATACACTAACGGCTACCGGGTCGACCTTGAGGCAATATCGGCCATATGCCAAAAACATGGAGCATTCCTTATCGTGGATGCCATACAAAGCCTGGGTGTGATCCCTATCGATTTGCAGAAAATACACATCGACGTACTGGCGGCGAGTTCCTACAAGTGGCTTACCTCTGGCTATGGAGCTGGCATGATCTACATTAACAAGAACTCGACAAAAAGGCTACAGCAGGGAGCACTTGGCCCGGGGAGTATGACCGATTTCCTAAAGGATCCGATCCCGGCTGAAAACCTCAAACACCCGCCGCAAAGCCTCGAAGCCGGGCACCCCAAGCCACTTCTGATACTGATGCAGGGCCAGGCATTGAAAGAACTGAAAGCCATCGGGTGGCAAAACATCTACGAAGAACTGAAAGTGCTTTCTGCAAAGCTGCACTCCGCTATTACTGAGGGTGGCTTTACTCCCATGGCCCCCAGGGACGAGAAAAGCTGGTCAGGCATTGTGTCGTTCGAATGCGACAAGTCACTGCATCAAAAGCTGACTGATGAAAAAATCATCACTACCTACAGGCCAAATTACCTGCGAGCGGCGGTGCATTTTTACAATGAAGAGGGGGAGATTGACAAATTTAGAAAGGTCTTGCCTACATAA
- a CDS encoding glycosyltransferase family 4 protein yields MAPLRIGMLLDQDFPPDSRVENEAVSLIEAGFDVFLFSLAYKKEAGEEVWNGIRVKRYAAGKWIYKSSALAYDFPFFHRKVKPMIVHFIEKNNIQALHVHDMVLARAAFQANEKFGLPLTLDLHENRPVIMQFYPHLKKFPGKYLINLSRWEKAQNELLRKADKVVLVTEEARDEAVRSAGIEPGKVVVVPNTIHPDIFLNYFIDAGIAARFKDTFNIVYVGDTGLRRGTMELIEALPLVLKTIKNAHLIVVGKSTEDVQLRHRASELGVSEFVSFEGWQDVSLFPSYISVASVCVSPIHRNLHHDTTFANKIFQYMAMGKPLVVSDCPPQVRVVEEAQCGLVHEGGNAEDLARQIIAISKDPSQAMRMGENGKDAVLEKYNWPKTSAGLIDYYQGLRNK; encoded by the coding sequence ATGGCCCCACTCAGAATAGGCATGTTACTCGATCAGGATTTTCCGCCCGACTCCCGGGTGGAGAATGAAGCGGTAAGTCTGATTGAAGCTGGTTTCGACGTATTCCTTTTCTCGTTAGCGTACAAAAAGGAAGCAGGCGAGGAGGTTTGGAATGGTATAAGGGTCAAAAGATACGCAGCAGGTAAATGGATATATAAGTCTTCGGCGCTGGCCTATGATTTTCCTTTTTTTCATAGGAAAGTGAAGCCGATGATTGTTCACTTCATTGAGAAGAACAACATACAAGCGTTGCATGTACATGACATGGTGCTGGCGAGAGCTGCTTTTCAGGCAAACGAAAAATTCGGTCTTCCATTGACTCTTGACCTTCACGAGAACAGACCGGTGATTATGCAGTTTTACCCTCATTTGAAGAAGTTTCCGGGCAAATACCTGATCAATTTATCCAGGTGGGAAAAGGCACAAAACGAGCTTCTGAGAAAAGCCGACAAGGTGGTATTGGTGACAGAAGAAGCACGGGACGAAGCAGTTCGTTCTGCCGGTATAGAGCCTGGAAAAGTGGTGGTGGTGCCCAACACGATTCACCCGGACATCTTTTTGAACTATTTCATAGACGCTGGGATTGCCGCTCGCTTTAAGGATACTTTCAACATTGTATATGTGGGCGATACCGGCTTGAGGCGTGGAACCATGGAGCTTATTGAGGCGCTGCCTTTGGTCTTGAAGACAATTAAGAATGCACATTTGATTGTCGTCGGCAAGAGCACTGAAGATGTGCAGTTGCGGCATCGGGCCAGCGAACTCGGTGTTTCAGAATTTGTAAGTTTTGAAGGCTGGCAGGACGTATCTCTTTTCCCCTCTTACATAAGTGTCGCTTCGGTTTGTGTGTCACCCATCCACCGCAATTTGCACCACGACACCACATTCGCCAATAAGATTTTTCAGTACATGGCGATGGGTAAACCTCTCGTAGTAAGTGATTGCCCACCCCAAGTCAGGGTGGTTGAGGAAGCTCAGTGCGGATTGGTTCATGAGGGAGGGAATGCTGAGGATTTGGCCAGGCAGATAATTGCTATTTCCAAAGACCCGTCCCAAGCTATGAGAATGGGCGAGAATGGTAAAGACGCAGTGCTTGAGAAGTACAATTGGCCCAAAACCAGTGCTGGGCTTATTGATTACTACCAAGGTCTCAGAAACAAATAG
- a CDS encoding class I SAM-dependent methyltransferase: MQTSQARYEQAKELAANFFFVKRNIKVPAEAAKGANFTYLSYRILRPVLKTYYWTFKQFNRMTAWTSPASIVIFRELLTKDMKGVEFGSGKSTAFFAQHLGQLTSIEHHKGWYEKVQAWMKERNINNVDYRLVEPDGKEKPFPASMMSYFPEGLKTKKGFVNYVSELLTFDDNSIDFLLVDGRARTECALIGIHKLKSGGLLVLDNAERDWYKPVYKAVKDWPCVFTTTGLTDTVIWFKP; the protein is encoded by the coding sequence ATGCAAACATCGCAAGCCAGGTACGAGCAGGCAAAAGAACTTGCAGCCAATTTTTTCTTCGTCAAGCGGAACATCAAGGTGCCTGCAGAAGCGGCCAAAGGTGCCAACTTCACCTACTTGTCTTACAGAATCCTTCGACCGGTACTCAAGACCTACTACTGGACTTTTAAGCAGTTCAACCGCATGACAGCCTGGACATCTCCAGCTTCCATTGTCATTTTCAGGGAGTTGCTGACCAAAGACATGAAAGGTGTTGAATTTGGCAGTGGGAAAAGCACGGCTTTTTTTGCGCAGCACCTCGGTCAACTCACTAGTATTGAACACCACAAAGGCTGGTATGAGAAAGTGCAAGCCTGGATGAAAGAGAGAAATATCAACAACGTGGATTACAGGCTGGTAGAGCCTGATGGAAAAGAAAAGCCATTTCCGGCATCAATGATGAGTTACTTTCCCGAAGGGCTAAAGACGAAAAAAGGATTCGTCAACTACGTAAGCGAGCTGCTTACTTTCGACGATAATTCGATTGACTTCCTGCTTGTTGACGGTCGTGCCCGCACCGAGTGCGCTCTGATTGGCATTCACAAACTGAAGTCGGGTGGCCTGTTAGTGCTGGACAATGCAGAAAGAGACTGGTACAAGCCAGTTTATAAGGCTGTAAAAGACTGGCCATGTGTTTTCACTACCACTGGCCTGACCGATACCGTTATCTGGTTTAAACCATAA
- a CDS encoding oligosaccharide flippase family protein gives MGVVIRQSFITTVLTYVGVVIGYVNVLILFPKFLTPEEIGLVRLIPSAAFLLLPLAQLGLAQCTVRFYPAFEKKKNGPGELLAFGFIGVTVGYLITLVLYNIFREPITAYFAKESGLVNNYQWVILAVLLVMSFQAVAEGYSRALLKIVAANFAKEVLVRVGTSITVLLYAVNIITFPVMVYTMILVYGVSLLYLLGYLAYRKQLSLKFSFSAFERPQLKEMMVYSMYALLGAGGSFIILNIDQIMISGMIGLSWNGIYTTAFYIAVVIEMPRRALTQITTPLISRAFDKHDMVEIDSLYKKVSINQMIAGSLLYIGIAANLNSIFALVPNNEAFIQGVTVVNIIGLGKLLDMTFSLNGEIIVMSKYFRFNVLSLVILAVLAVMLNQWLIPLYGIDGAAWASAISLFLYNLVKMIFVWVKIGVQPFTWKNVGMLVISGLVLLAGIYLPAFSNVFLDILVRSTMITFLFGGAVLLFRISPDVNELVKVVWGRFRQ, from the coding sequence ATGGGCGTAGTCATCCGGCAGAGCTTTATCACAACCGTGCTTACCTATGTGGGCGTGGTGATTGGCTATGTCAATGTGCTTATCCTTTTTCCAAAATTTCTGACACCTGAAGAAATTGGCCTGGTTCGGCTTATTCCAAGTGCCGCCTTTCTCCTGTTACCGCTGGCTCAGCTTGGCCTCGCCCAATGCACCGTTCGTTTCTATCCGGCGTTCGAAAAAAAGAAAAACGGCCCTGGCGAACTGCTGGCCTTTGGCTTCATTGGGGTAACGGTCGGCTACCTGATCACACTTGTACTTTACAATATCTTCAGGGAACCCATCACGGCCTATTTTGCTAAGGAGTCTGGGTTGGTCAACAACTACCAGTGGGTAATTTTGGCTGTGCTGCTAGTTATGTCGTTTCAGGCTGTAGCCGAAGGATATTCCCGGGCGCTCTTAAAAATTGTGGCGGCCAACTTTGCCAAAGAAGTGCTTGTGAGGGTTGGGACAAGTATCACCGTGCTGCTCTATGCTGTGAATATCATCACTTTCCCTGTCATGGTTTACACCATGATTTTGGTCTACGGTGTATCGTTGCTTTACCTGCTCGGCTATCTTGCTTACCGCAAGCAGCTGTCACTCAAATTCTCTTTTTCTGCATTCGAAAGGCCACAACTGAAAGAAATGATGGTCTACAGCATGTATGCGTTGCTGGGTGCCGGCGGTTCTTTCATCATCTTGAATATTGATCAGATCATGATCAGCGGAATGATAGGCCTGAGCTGGAATGGCATCTATACCACTGCCTTTTACATCGCTGTGGTGATTGAAATGCCCCGCCGGGCACTGACGCAGATAACGACACCCCTAATTTCCCGGGCTTTCGACAAGCACGACATGGTGGAGATAGACAGTTTGTACAAAAAGGTGTCCATCAACCAGATGATCGCTGGGTCATTGCTCTACATTGGCATTGCAGCCAACCTCAATTCCATCTTTGCGCTGGTACCCAACAACGAAGCCTTTATCCAGGGGGTTACCGTGGTGAACATCATCGGTTTGGGCAAACTGCTGGACATGACCTTTAGCTTGAACGGGGAGATCATTGTGATGTCGAAATACTTCCGTTTCAACGTGCTTTCGCTGGTGATACTGGCAGTGCTTGCCGTCATGCTCAACCAGTGGCTCATCCCACTTTATGGCATCGACGGTGCCGCCTGGGCTTCCGCCATCTCTCTGTTTCTCTACAACCTGGTGAAAATGATTTTTGTCTGGGTGAAAATTGGCGTGCAGCCTTTTACCTGGAAAAATGTGGGGATGCTGGTCATTTCTGGACTGGTGCTTTTGGCCGGCATTTATCTTCCTGCTTTTTCAAATGTATTTTTGGATATTCTCGTCCGGTCTACAATGATCACGTTCTTATTTGGCGGGGCCGTCCTTCTTTTTAGAATTTCACCCGATGTGAATGAGTTGGTAAAGGTGGTTTGGGGTAGGTTTAGGCAGTAA
- a CDS encoding Crp/Fnr family transcriptional regulator, with the protein MNPKPLLDYIARYIALTVEEQHLLLANINQRRYLKGQYVVQQGDICQFESFVLSGCLKSFYVDPDGHEHIAMFAIENWWVADLGSFIKQKPADYNVLCLETTELIQIHHEKLEELYQKIPSLERFFRIIIQNAFVASQDRIVQSMSVPAKERYLAFRKKYPLIEQRVPQYMIASYLGITKEFLSKIRSQLIHEQ; encoded by the coding sequence GTGAACCCCAAACCTCTACTTGATTATATCGCCAGGTATATAGCTCTTACCGTAGAAGAGCAGCATTTGCTGCTGGCCAATATCAATCAGAGGCGGTATCTAAAAGGACAGTACGTCGTACAACAAGGCGACATTTGCCAATTTGAGAGCTTTGTGTTATCAGGCTGTCTGAAGTCCTTTTACGTAGATCCGGACGGACACGAGCATATTGCCATGTTCGCAATAGAAAACTGGTGGGTGGCCGATTTGGGTAGCTTTATCAAGCAAAAGCCTGCCGACTACAACGTACTTTGTTTGGAGACTACTGAGCTGATCCAAATCCATCATGAGAAGCTTGAGGAGCTTTACCAAAAAATCCCATCACTCGAACGATTCTTCCGGATTATTATTCAAAACGCCTTTGTGGCTTCGCAAGATAGGATAGTGCAAAGTATGAGCGTTCCTGCTAAGGAGAGATACCTGGCTTTTAGAAAAAAATATCCTCTAATAGAGCAACGTGTGCCTCAATATATGATCGCCTCTTACCTTGGTATCACTAAGGAGTTTCTCAGCAAAATCAGAAGTCAGCTTATCCATGAGCAATAG
- a CDS encoding nuclear transport factor 2 family protein → MSTLLEKISDLNDLVLQGKAMEAFERYYHEDVVMQENETKPTVGKAANRRREEEFFAAITEFRGAKPLKVAVGESVTMVEWHYDYTHKDWGTRNYTQISVQEWRNGQIVLEKFYYGV, encoded by the coding sequence ATGTCAACATTATTAGAAAAGATCAGTGACCTGAACGACCTTGTTCTTCAGGGCAAGGCCATGGAAGCCTTTGAAAGGTACTACCATGAAGATGTAGTGATGCAGGAAAACGAAACGAAGCCCACTGTGGGCAAGGCCGCCAACAGAAGGCGGGAAGAAGAGTTTTTCGCAGCAATCACAGAGTTTAGAGGGGCGAAACCGCTCAAGGTTGCTGTTGGTGAAAGCGTGACCATGGTAGAATGGCACTACGACTACACCCACAAAGACTGGGGAACCAGAAACTACACCCAGATATCTGTGCAGGAATGGCGGAACGGCCAAATCGTACTTGAGAAATTCTACTACGGGGTTTGA
- a CDS encoding DoxX family protein yields the protein MINKIFKTPDTWEPFVLRVLLGLVIFPHGAQKLFGWFEGYGFDGTMIFFTEIVGMPWVLGFLVILLEALGSIVLLAGFATRILAASYILLAIGIVTTSHLQHGFFMNWYGNQPGEGIEFFILWVAISTALLLSGGGRYSVDKCLSGVLPQQAHSF from the coding sequence ATGATCAATAAAATTTTTAAAACCCCCGATACATGGGAGCCTTTCGTTTTGAGAGTGCTACTTGGTCTTGTCATTTTTCCTCATGGTGCTCAAAAGCTTTTTGGCTGGTTTGAGGGTTATGGCTTTGATGGAACGATGATCTTCTTCACCGAAATTGTTGGCATGCCTTGGGTGCTCGGCTTCCTGGTGATCCTATTAGAAGCACTAGGCTCCATTGTTCTGCTGGCCGGTTTTGCTACGAGAATTTTGGCAGCCTCCTACATTTTGCTTGCGATAGGAATTGTTACGACCTCTCACTTGCAACATGGTTTTTTTATGAACTGGTATGGAAATCAGCCTGGAGAAGGGATTGAGTTCTTCATCCTGTGGGTGGCAATAAGTACTGCACTGCTCCTTTCCGGAGGTGGTAGATACTCTGTTGACAAGTGCTTATCCGGCGTACTACCTCAGCAAGCCCATTCCTTTTAA
- a CDS encoding PadR family transcriptional regulator: MSSSEFIKGTLKTIILKLLAENKQMYGYEISQKVEELSASEIKLTYGALYPVLYKLENEGLLVAETEVVDGRARKYYSLTPQGVELAKVKVSELQKFTETLKNILLPAPNISLEIWGA; this comes from the coding sequence ATGTCATCATCTGAGTTTATAAAAGGCACGCTGAAGACCATTATTCTGAAGCTCCTTGCCGAAAACAAGCAAATGTATGGGTATGAGATCAGCCAGAAAGTGGAAGAGCTTTCTGCAAGCGAGATCAAACTGACCTATGGTGCTCTTTACCCCGTTCTTTACAAGCTGGAGAATGAGGGGTTGCTGGTTGCCGAAACCGAGGTGGTGGACGGACGTGCCAGAAAGTACTATTCGCTTACGCCACAGGGAGTGGAGTTGGCAAAGGTAAAAGTGTCGGAATTGCAAAAATTTACCGAGACCCTGAAAAATATCCTGCTGCCGGCACCGAACATAAGCCTGGAGATATGGGGAGCTTGA
- a CDS encoding group III truncated hemoglobin yields the protein MKQDIASRADIEKLVDQFYSKVRIDGTIGYIFTDIAALDFARHMPTMYKFWETTLLGIMSYKGNPMSVHIQLDKKEQLKKEHFDRWLELWTATVDDLFEGPKAEEAKTRASQIRYLMQYKVEQSRQLSSP from the coding sequence ATGAAGCAGGATATTGCATCCAGAGCAGACATCGAAAAACTGGTAGACCAGTTCTACAGCAAAGTCAGAATCGACGGTACGATAGGTTACATTTTCACAGACATCGCTGCACTCGATTTTGCCAGGCACATGCCCACCATGTATAAGTTTTGGGAGACTACCCTCCTGGGAATAATGTCATACAAAGGCAATCCGATGTCGGTGCATATCCAACTGGACAAGAAAGAGCAGTTGAAAAAAGAACACTTCGACCGATGGCTGGAACTATGGACAGCCACTGTGGACGACCTCTTCGAAGGACCAAAGGCGGAAGAGGCCAAGACGAGAGCCTCCCAAATCCGCTACCTCATGCAATATAAAGTAGAGCAAAGCAGGCAATTGTCTAGCCCCTGA